Proteins co-encoded in one Coregonus clupeaformis isolate EN_2021a chromosome 17, ASM2061545v1, whole genome shotgun sequence genomic window:
- the LOC121586690 gene encoding cyclic AMP-responsive element-binding protein 5 isoform X1 encodes MNDEQDRPYGCSAPGCSQRFQREDHLMIHRHKHEMTLKFSCTKADPLADQTPTPTRFLRNCEEVGLFNEIEQEFRQAQEEQNIKQTQSLPQNGSSCANQPQPHSQHQPQSQHQQQSQHQPQSHGGMRGLSCSMAGQQALPSAQSNSVITQAHSMLTHSGPVPGPLSSLLHLRNNRQRQPLAASMPGTLPDPAMQGASAQHMSMERQMSMGSSMMSIQGPAQNTSCSSPQRAKTVGHPHQHHHQHPHPGAVANGNMGPTMGHMMEMSPRQRHTHLQQQQHHQHLQQAQPISYQQHCHAPPHHLGNTHSQGHQSGNVPHHPVHQSPPSHLQASHTHQTSPHLPLHSIAAQLSPATQQMHSSQQTHSLHAGQATGGRRRRSVDQDPDERRQKFLERNRAAATRCRQKRKVWVSALEKKAEELTHNNMQLQNEVTTLRSEVGQLKQILLTHKDCPVTARQRESQGYLSPGSSTGSPSPLCPGSQQQAIQSNSISTSSAGGGDGAHRN; translated from the exons ATGAATGATGAACAGGACCGGCCCTATGGATGCAGCGCTCCTGGCTGctcgcag CGGTTCCAAAGAGAAGACCACCTGATGATCCACAGACACAAGCATGAGATGACCCTGAAGTTCTCCTGCACCAAGGCTGATCCCCTCGCAG ACCAGACCCCAACGCCGACCCGTTTCCTGCGTAACTGTGAGGAGGTGGGCCTCTTCAATGAGATTGAACAGGAGTTCCGCCAGGCACAGGAGGAGCAGAACATTAAACAG ACTCAGAGTCTCCCTCAGAATGGATCATCATGTGCAAACCAGCCCCAGCCCCACTCCCAACACCAACCACAGTCCCAACACCAACAACAGTCCCAACACCAACCACAGTCCCATGGTGGTATGAGGGGTCTCAGCTGCAGCATGGCTGGACAGCAAGCACTGCCCTCTGCCCAGTCCAACTCAGTCATCACACAGGCCCACTCCATGCTCACACACTCAGG ACCTGTCCCTGGgcccctctcctccctactgcacctgaggaacaacagacagagacagcccCTGGCCGCCTCCATGCCTGGCACCCTACCAGACCCAGCCATGCAGGGAGCATCTGCCCAGCACATGTCT ATGGAAAGACAGATGTCTATGGGATCCAGTATGATGAGCATCCAAGGTCCCGCCCAAAACACTTCCTGCTCTTCACCTCAG AGAGCTAAAACCGTGGGTCACCCCCACCAACACCATCACCAACACCCACACCCGGGAGCTGTCGCCAACGGCAACATGGGTCCCACCATGGGTCACATGATGGAGATGTCACCGCGGCAACGGCACACTcacctgcagcagcagcagcatcatcagcACCTGCAGCAGGCTCAGCCCATCTCCTACCAGCAGCACTGCCACGCCCCTCCACATCACCTAGGAAACACCCACAGCCAGGGCCACCAATCAGGAAACGTGCCGCATCATCCGGTTCACCAATCACCTCCCTCGCACCTGCAGGCCAGCCACACCCACCAGACCTCGCCTCACCTGCCCCTCCACTCCATAGCTGCTCAG TTGTCTCCAGCAACGCAGCAGATGCATTCATCCCAGCAGACACATTCCCTGCATGCAGGCCAGGCGACTGGAGGACGTCGCAGGAGGTCTGTGGACCAGGACCCAGACGAGCGCAGGCAGAAGTTCCTTGAACGAAACCGAGCTGCGGCCACGCGATGCAGACAGAAGAGGAAGGTCTGGGTGTCTGCTCtggagaagaaggcagaggagctCACCCACAACAACATGCAGCTGCAG AACGAGGTGACCACTCTGAGGTCAGAGGTTGGCCAGCTGAAGCAGATCCTGCTGACCCATAAAGACTGTCCCGTCACCGCCCGCCAGAGAGAATCACAGGGGTACCTCA GTCCAGGGAGTTCGACAGGAAGTCCCTCCCCCCTGTGTCCCGGGTCGCAGCAGCAGGCCATCCAATCCAACAGCATCTCCACCTCCTCAGCTGGAGGGGGCGATGGAGCGCACAGGAATTAA
- the LOC121586690 gene encoding cyclic AMP-responsive element-binding protein 5 isoform X2 translates to MNDEQDRPYGCSAPGCSQRFQREDHLMIHRHKHEMTLKFSCTKADPLADQTPTPTRFLRNCEEVGLFNEIEQEFRQAQEEQNIKQTQSLPQNGSSCANQPQPHSQHQPQSQHQQQSQHQPQSHGGMRGLSCSMAGQQALPSAQSNSVITQAHSMLTHSGPVPGPLSSLLHLRNNRQRQPLAASMPGTLPDPAMQGASAQHMSMERQMSMGSSMMSIQGPAQNTSCSSPQRAKTVGHPHQHHHQHPHPGAVANGNMGPTMGHMMEMSPRQRHTHLQQQQHHQHLQQAQPISYQQHCHAPPHHLGNTHSQGHQSGNVPHHPVHQSPPSHLQASHTHQTSPHLPLHSIAAQLSPATQQMHSSQQTHSLHAGQATGGRRRRSVDQDPDERRQKFLERNRAAATRCRQKRKVWVSALEKKAEELTHNNMQLQNEVTTLRSEVGQLKQILLTHKDCPVTARQRESQGYLSE, encoded by the exons ATGAATGATGAACAGGACCGGCCCTATGGATGCAGCGCTCCTGGCTGctcgcag CGGTTCCAAAGAGAAGACCACCTGATGATCCACAGACACAAGCATGAGATGACCCTGAAGTTCTCCTGCACCAAGGCTGATCCCCTCGCAG ACCAGACCCCAACGCCGACCCGTTTCCTGCGTAACTGTGAGGAGGTGGGCCTCTTCAATGAGATTGAACAGGAGTTCCGCCAGGCACAGGAGGAGCAGAACATTAAACAG ACTCAGAGTCTCCCTCAGAATGGATCATCATGTGCAAACCAGCCCCAGCCCCACTCCCAACACCAACCACAGTCCCAACACCAACAACAGTCCCAACACCAACCACAGTCCCATGGTGGTATGAGGGGTCTCAGCTGCAGCATGGCTGGACAGCAAGCACTGCCCTCTGCCCAGTCCAACTCAGTCATCACACAGGCCCACTCCATGCTCACACACTCAGG ACCTGTCCCTGGgcccctctcctccctactgcacctgaggaacaacagacagagacagcccCTGGCCGCCTCCATGCCTGGCACCCTACCAGACCCAGCCATGCAGGGAGCATCTGCCCAGCACATGTCT ATGGAAAGACAGATGTCTATGGGATCCAGTATGATGAGCATCCAAGGTCCCGCCCAAAACACTTCCTGCTCTTCACCTCAG AGAGCTAAAACCGTGGGTCACCCCCACCAACACCATCACCAACACCCACACCCGGGAGCTGTCGCCAACGGCAACATGGGTCCCACCATGGGTCACATGATGGAGATGTCACCGCGGCAACGGCACACTcacctgcagcagcagcagcatcatcagcACCTGCAGCAGGCTCAGCCCATCTCCTACCAGCAGCACTGCCACGCCCCTCCACATCACCTAGGAAACACCCACAGCCAGGGCCACCAATCAGGAAACGTGCCGCATCATCCGGTTCACCAATCACCTCCCTCGCACCTGCAGGCCAGCCACACCCACCAGACCTCGCCTCACCTGCCCCTCCACTCCATAGCTGCTCAG TTGTCTCCAGCAACGCAGCAGATGCATTCATCCCAGCAGACACATTCCCTGCATGCAGGCCAGGCGACTGGAGGACGTCGCAGGAGGTCTGTGGACCAGGACCCAGACGAGCGCAGGCAGAAGTTCCTTGAACGAAACCGAGCTGCGGCCACGCGATGCAGACAGAAGAGGAAGGTCTGGGTGTCTGCTCtggagaagaaggcagaggagctCACCCACAACAACATGCAGCTGCAG AACGAGGTGACCACTCTGAGGTCAGAGGTTGGCCAGCTGAAGCAGATCCTGCTGACCCATAAAGACTGTCCCGTCACCGCCCGCCAGAGAGAATCACAGGGGTACCTCAGTGAGTAA
- the LOC121586691 gene encoding TLR4 interactor with leucine rich repeats-like codes for MDTGNFVGFICFLLFSCDGFLSPSPASGFCPERCDCQQAQHILCTNRGLRAVPKVHSSRVPEDVLVFSLGGNFIGNISAFDFTRYGNLIRLNLQYNQIQTIHPKAFDKLSKLEELYLGNNLISTIPPGTLQSLTKLTTLNGNNNYIKKITPELFGNLESVVKLRLDGNAIELLQDSVFKSLTNLHYLHLESNQLSHIHRNAFSKLTKLRFLNLAQNKLTAVLNVFTFSQLRSLNTLLLAENEIQLVGNHVFQNLKKLSKLSLSNNKIYHLESEALKGLSSLTEFLIDGNELEDLPAGLLDPLERVEELDFSRNQISTVDPSAFEQLKHLSVLKLKDNRLTSLSGNIFALNSGLYDLDLHGNNWTCDCQLGELKQWMKSAHSQGKLLAVFVQCHHPATLRGKYLDYINSSQLQPPGNLSHLCETQTGPEESRGGGVLEKELEDRMMREGEERERVQGEVRKEIEGERRGIEVGREGVEMKAIEKVSRGREEEHRKEGEKEVGIQGDQGGQEERDKSLSSERKRRKKISASPRSRPSAEASGKREKGRWDSVPGRSVPQTQAPPLNNPTPPTTTTTRPQTVDNQNSHGNHLSWPITELLTTSPPTPRKEERFDLLRGGPGDGIPAVTDPCVFNRHFITNVTVDQVASSTATVRWTTRDYSRFTPGAGPGIEEVHYRVLFDRFGSSDRFPRYVYARGGARSVMLRELSPDVTYMVCVEGVVGGSVCQVAPRDHCAGLVTLPEEAHHQETLTSDLQLVTVATLAGNAVLLLVIGGVWLGRGLRRKLKRRKSAVHVRHMYSTRRPFRSSMTTTAAVSTDFTSFQSSRPPWLGTLEEGGDLIEFPCDRFLDNSPTRRDNSDMQRFSD; via the coding sequence ATGGATACTGGTAACTTCGTGGGTTTCATCTGCTTTCTCCTTTTCTCTTGTGACGGGTTCCTCTCGCCTTCACCCGCCAGCGGCTTCTGTCCTGAGCGCTGCGACTGCCAGCAAGCACAGCACATCCTCTGCACAAACCGGGGGCTGCGCGCGGTGCCCAAGGTGCACTCCTCGCGGGTCCCAGAGGACGTGCTTGTCTTCAGCCTCGGGGGAAACTTCATCGGTAACATCTCCGCCTTCGACTTCACACGGTATGGAAATCTTATAAGGTTGAACTTACAATATAATCAAATACAGACCATTCACCCTAAAGCATTTGATAAGCTCTCCAAATTGGAGGAGTTGTATTTGGGCAACAATCTGATATCAACAATACCCCCAGGAACGTTACAGTCACTGACAAAACTGACAACTTTGAATGGCAATAACAATTACATTAAGAAGATCACTCCAGAGCTGTTTGGTAACTTGGAGAGCGTTGTGAAGCTGAGGTTGGATGGGAACGCCATAGAACTGTTACAGGACTCGGTGTTCAAGAGCTTGACTAATCTGCATTATCTCCATCTAGAATCGAACCAGCTGAGTCACATTCACAGAAATGCCTTTTCCAAGCTCACCAAACTGCGCTTTCTCAACCTGGCGCAGAACAAACTGACAGCCGTGCTTAATGTGTTTACGTTCTCCCAGCTCAGGTCACTGAATACCTTGCTGCTcgctgaaaatgaaatacaacTCGTCGGAAACCACGTCTTTCAGAATCTGAAAAAGCTTTCTAAACTATCCCTCAGCAATAACAAAATCTACCATTTGGAAAGCGAGGCTTTGAAAGGACTGTCGAGCTTGACAGAATTTCTGATTGATGGGAACGAGCTGGAGGATCTTCCCGCAGGACTTCTCGACCCGCTGGAGAGAGTCGAGGAGCTGGACTTTAGTCGCAACCAAATTTCCACCGTGGACCCCTCGGCTTTTGAACAACTGAAGCACTTGAGTGTTTTAAAACTCAAAGACAACCGGCTCACGAGCCTCTCCGGTAACATCTTCGCCCTCAACAGCGGCCTTTACGATTTGGATCTCCATGGCAACAACTGGACGTGTGACTGCCAGCTGGGCGAGCTGAAGCAGTGGATGAAGTCGGCACACTCTCAGGGGAAGCTGCTGGCCGTTTTCGTGCAGTGTCATCACCCTGCTACACTGAGGGGGAAGTATTTAGATTATATCAACAGCTCCCAGCTGCAGCCCCCGGGGAACTTGAGCCACTTGTGTGAGACCCAAACTGGGcctgaggagagcagaggagggggTGTCCTGGAGAAGGAGCTGGAGGACAGgatgatgagagagggagaggagagggagagagtgcagGGTGAGGTGAGgaaggagatagagggggagaggagaggaatagaggtgggtagagagggagtggagatgaAGGCAATAGAGAAGGTGAGCAGGGGTAGAGAGGAAGAgcataggaaggagggagagaaggaggtggGTATCCAAGGGGACCAGGGAGGGCAAGAGGAGCGGGACAAATCCCTGTCGTcggaaaggaagaggaggaagaaaatATCCGCCAGCCCCAGGTCGCGACCTTCTGCTGAGGCTTCTGGGAAGCGTGAGAAAGGGAGGTGGGATTCCGTTCCAGGCCGCAGCGTTCCTCAAACACAAGCCCCTCCCCTCAACAACCCCACGCccccaaccacaaccacaacccgGCCTCAGACAGTTGACAACCAAAATAGCCATGGTAACCATCTCAGTTGGCCAATCACAGAGCTCCTCACCacctctcctcccacccctcGAAAAGAGGAGCGATTCGACCTGCTCAGAGGGGGTCCTGGGGATGGTATACCTGCAGTGACAGACCCCTGTGTGTTCAACCGCCACTTCATCACCAACGTGACCGTCGACCAGGTCGCCTCCAGCACGGCCACGGTCCGCTGGACCACACGCGACTATAGCCGCTTCACACCGGGAGCCGGACCGGGAATAGAAGAGGTCCACTACCGAGTGCTGTTCGACCGCTTTGGGTCGTCTGACCGTTTCCCTCGGTACGTGTACGCCCGTGGCGGGGCGCGGTCGGTGATGTTACGAGAACTCAGCCCAGACGTCACCTACATGGTTTGTGTTGAGGGGGTGGTGGGAGGGTCTGTGTGTCAGGTGGCTCCCAGGGACCACTGTGCCGGATTGGTCACTCTCCCAGAAGAGGCTCATCACCAAGAgacactgacctctgacctccaacTGGTCACCGTGGCAACACTGGCCGGCAATGCCGTCCTCCTTCTGGTGATTGGAGGAGTCTGGCTGGGGCGGGGTTTGAGGCGGAAGCTGAAAAGGAGGAAGTCAGCGGTGCACGTGCGTCACATGTACTCCACGCGGCGACCGTTCCGCAGCTCCATGACAACAACGGCGGCGGTGTCAACAGACTTCACAAGCTTCCAGAGCAGCCGGCCACCATGGCTCGGAACCCTGGAGGAAGGGGGCGACCTTATAGAGTTCCCCTGCGACCGTTTCCTTGACAACAGCCCCACCCGTAGAGACAACAGTGACATGCAGAGGTTCTCTGATTAA